A single Grus americana isolate bGruAme1 chromosome 34, bGruAme1.mat, whole genome shotgun sequence DNA region contains:
- the MARK4 gene encoding MAP/microtubule affinity-regulating kinase 4 isoform X1: MSSRSALAAGNERNADTLAGLGGSRSEKGSAWSSRSLGARCRNSIASCPEEQPHIGNYRLLRTIGKGNFAKVKLARHILTGREVAIKIIDKTQLNPTSLQKLFREVRIMKGLNHPNIVKLFEVIETEKTLYLVMEYASAGEVFDYLVSHGRMKEKEARAKFRQIVSAVHYCHQKNIVHRDLKAENLLLDAEANIKIADFGFSNEFTLGSKLDTFCGSPPYAAPELFQGKKYDGPEVDIWSLGVILYTLVSGSLPFDGHNLKELRERVLRGKYRVPFYMSTDCENILRRFLVLNPAKRCTLEQIMKDKWINIGYEGDELKPYKEPEEDFGDAKRIEVMVGMGYTREEIKESLSNQKYNEVTATYLLLGRKNEVEAGESRTGGSLALARVRAPSEAANGTGKAAAHSKGQRGATTYHRQRRHSDFCGPSPLPTHPKRSPTSAGDAELKEERLPPRKASCSVVGGGRGIPPSSPMVSSANNPNKSEIPDRHKDGAGNTPNLPSSVMARRNTYVCTERPGAADRHSLLPNGKENSSVSGRVPPASPSSHSIAAAAASSERARLARGTTVRSTFHGGQVRDRRNAGGPNGPPASPTLPPEATPLPQSRSRATSNLFSKLTSKLTRRVADEPEGIGGPALTSCHLPWDQAEAEPRLLRCPWHVKVTSARPAEAVMAALRQATLSAGCRSRQPRPFLLSCTHDRGPTEHFCHFEAEVCRLQRLGVHGVLFRRLAGTAGAFRATLARVAGQLQL, encoded by the exons ATGTCTTCGCGCTCCGCGCTGGCGGCGGGGAACGAGCGGAACGCGGACACG CTCGCGGGCCTGGGGGGCAGTCGCTCGGAGAAGGGCTCGGCCTGGTCCAGCCGCTCGCTGGGCGCCCGCTGCCGGAATTCCATCGCGTCGTGCCCCGAGGAGCAGCCCCACATCGGGAATTACCGCCTGCTGCGCACCATCGGCAAGGGCAACTTCGCCAAGGTCAAGCTGGCCCGGCACATCCTCACCGGCCGTGAg GTGGCCATAAAAATCATCGACAAGACGCAGCTGAACCCCACCAGCCTCCagaag ctcttcAGGGAAGTTCGCATCATGAAggggctgaaccaccccaacatTG TGAAACTGTTTGAGGTCATCGAGACGGAGAAAACGCTTTACCTGGTGATGGAGTACGCCAGcgctg GCGAAGTGTTCGACTACCTCGTGTCCCACGGGAGgatgaaggagaaggaggcacGGGCCAAGTTCAGACag aTCGTCTCGGCCGTGCACTACTGCCACCAGAAAAACATCGTCCACAGGGACCTCAAG GCCGAGAACCTGCTGCTGGACGCCGAGGCCAACATCAAAATCGCGGATTTTGGGTTCAGCAACGAGTTCACGCTGGGCTCCAAGCTGGACACCTTCTGCGGGTCGCCCCCCTACGCCGCCCCCGAGCTCTTCCAGGGGAAGAAGTACGACGGCCCCGAGGTGGACATCTGGAGCCTGGGCGTCATCCTCTACACCCTGGTCAGCGGGTCGCTGCCCTTCGACGGCCACAACCTCAAG gAGCTGCGGGAGCGGGTGCTGCGCGGGAAATACCGGGTGCCCTTCTACATGTCCACCGACTGCGAGAACATCCTGCGCCGCTTCCTGGTCCTGAACCCCGCCAAGCGCTGCACCCTCGAG CAAATCATGAAGGACAAGTGGATCAACATCGGCTACGAGGGCGACGAGCTGAAGCCCTACAAGGAACCTGAGGAGGATTTTGGCGATGCCAAGCGCATCG AGGTGATGGTGGGCATGGGCTACACCCGGGAGGAGATCAAGGAGTCCCTGAGCAACCAGAAATACAACGAGGTGACGGCCACCTACCTCCTGCTGGGCAGGAAGAACGAG GTGGAGGCGGGGGAGTCGCGTACGGGCGgcagcctggccctggcccGGGTGCGGGCACCCAGCGAGGCGGCCAACGGCACCGGCAAAGCGGCGGCGCACAGCAAGGGCCAGCGTGGTGCTACCACCTACCACCGGCAGCGGCGGCACAGCGACTTCT gcggcccctccccgctgcccacGCACCCCAAGCGCAGCCCCACCAGCGCGGGGGACGCGGAGCTGAAGGAGGAGCGCCTGCCCCCCCGCAAGGCCAGCTGCAGCGTGgtggggggcggccgggggatccccccctccagccccatggTCAGCAGCGCCAACAACCCCAACAAGTCCGAGATCCCCGACCGGCACAAGGACGGCGCCGGCAATAcg CCCAACCTGCCGTCGAGCGTGATGGCGCGCAGGAACACCTACGTCTGCACCGAGCGCCCCGGCGCCGCTGACCGCCACTCGCTGCTGCCGAACGGCAAGGAGAACAG CTCCGTCTCCGGCCGGGTTCCCCCGGCGTCCCCCTCCAGCCACAGcatcgccgccgccgccgcttccTCGGAGCGCGCCCGCCTGGCGCGGGGCACCACGGTGCGCAGCACCTTCCACGGCGGCCAGGTCCGGGATCGGCGAAACGCCGGCGGTCCCAACGggccccccgcctcccccacGCTGCCGCCCGAGGCGACGCCGCTGCCGCAGAGCCGCTCCCGCGCCACCTCCAACCTCTTCAGCAAGCTGACTTCCAAACTCACCCGCAG GGTCGCAGACGAACCTGAGGGAATCGGGGGACCTGCGCTCACAAG TTGCCATCTACCTTGGGATCAAGCGGAAGCCGAACCCCGGCTGCTCCGATGCCCCTGGCATGTGAAGGTGACGAGTGCCCGGCCGGCCGAGGCGGTGATGGCGGCGCTGCGGCAAGCCACCCTCTCTGCCGGTTGCCGTTCACGCCAGCCCCggcccttcctcctctcctgcacCCACGACCGGGGGCCCACCGAACATTTCTGCCATTTCGAGGCCGAAGTTTGCCGCCTCCAACGCCTCGGCGTCCATGGCGTGCTTTTCCGGCGCTTGGCCGGCACCGCTGGTGCTTTCCGCGCCACTTTGGCACGAGTGGCCGGGCAGCTGCAGCTCTAG
- the MARK4 gene encoding MAP/microtubule affinity-regulating kinase 4 isoform X2, with the protein MSSRSALAAGNERNADTLAGLGGSRSEKGSAWSSRSLGARCRNSIASCPEEQPHIGNYRLLRTIGKGNFAKVKLARHILTGREVAIKIIDKTQLNPTSLQKLFREVRIMKGLNHPNIVKLFEVIETEKTLYLVMEYASAGEVFDYLVSHGRMKEKEARAKFRQIVSAVHYCHQKNIVHRDLKAENLLLDAEANIKIADFGFSNEFTLGSKLDTFCGSPPYAAPELFQGKKYDGPEVDIWSLGVILYTLVSGSLPFDGHNLKELRERVLRGKYRVPFYMSTDCENILRRFLVLNPAKRCTLEQIMKDKWINIGYEGDELKPYKEPEEDFGDAKRIEVMVGMGYTREEIKESLSNQKYNEVTATYLLLGRKNEVEAGESRTGGSLALARVRAPSEAANGTGKAAAHSKGQRGATTYHRQRRHSDFCGPSPLPTHPKRSPTSAGDAELKEERLPPRKASCSVVGGGRGIPPSSPMVSSANNPNKSEIPDRHKDGAGNTPNLPSSVMARRNTYVCTERPGAADRHSLLPNGKENSSVSGRVPPASPSSHSIAAAAASSERARLARGTTVRSTFHGGQVRDRRNAGGPNGPPASPTLPPEATPLPQSRSRATSNLFSKLTSKLTRRVTLDPSKRQSSNRCVSGTPTPPGAKIRSQTNLRESGDLRSQVAIYLGIKRKPNPGCSDAPGM; encoded by the exons ATGTCTTCGCGCTCCGCGCTGGCGGCGGGGAACGAGCGGAACGCGGACACG CTCGCGGGCCTGGGGGGCAGTCGCTCGGAGAAGGGCTCGGCCTGGTCCAGCCGCTCGCTGGGCGCCCGCTGCCGGAATTCCATCGCGTCGTGCCCCGAGGAGCAGCCCCACATCGGGAATTACCGCCTGCTGCGCACCATCGGCAAGGGCAACTTCGCCAAGGTCAAGCTGGCCCGGCACATCCTCACCGGCCGTGAg GTGGCCATAAAAATCATCGACAAGACGCAGCTGAACCCCACCAGCCTCCagaag ctcttcAGGGAAGTTCGCATCATGAAggggctgaaccaccccaacatTG TGAAACTGTTTGAGGTCATCGAGACGGAGAAAACGCTTTACCTGGTGATGGAGTACGCCAGcgctg GCGAAGTGTTCGACTACCTCGTGTCCCACGGGAGgatgaaggagaaggaggcacGGGCCAAGTTCAGACag aTCGTCTCGGCCGTGCACTACTGCCACCAGAAAAACATCGTCCACAGGGACCTCAAG GCCGAGAACCTGCTGCTGGACGCCGAGGCCAACATCAAAATCGCGGATTTTGGGTTCAGCAACGAGTTCACGCTGGGCTCCAAGCTGGACACCTTCTGCGGGTCGCCCCCCTACGCCGCCCCCGAGCTCTTCCAGGGGAAGAAGTACGACGGCCCCGAGGTGGACATCTGGAGCCTGGGCGTCATCCTCTACACCCTGGTCAGCGGGTCGCTGCCCTTCGACGGCCACAACCTCAAG gAGCTGCGGGAGCGGGTGCTGCGCGGGAAATACCGGGTGCCCTTCTACATGTCCACCGACTGCGAGAACATCCTGCGCCGCTTCCTGGTCCTGAACCCCGCCAAGCGCTGCACCCTCGAG CAAATCATGAAGGACAAGTGGATCAACATCGGCTACGAGGGCGACGAGCTGAAGCCCTACAAGGAACCTGAGGAGGATTTTGGCGATGCCAAGCGCATCG AGGTGATGGTGGGCATGGGCTACACCCGGGAGGAGATCAAGGAGTCCCTGAGCAACCAGAAATACAACGAGGTGACGGCCACCTACCTCCTGCTGGGCAGGAAGAACGAG GTGGAGGCGGGGGAGTCGCGTACGGGCGgcagcctggccctggcccGGGTGCGGGCACCCAGCGAGGCGGCCAACGGCACCGGCAAAGCGGCGGCGCACAGCAAGGGCCAGCGTGGTGCTACCACCTACCACCGGCAGCGGCGGCACAGCGACTTCT gcggcccctccccgctgcccacGCACCCCAAGCGCAGCCCCACCAGCGCGGGGGACGCGGAGCTGAAGGAGGAGCGCCTGCCCCCCCGCAAGGCCAGCTGCAGCGTGgtggggggcggccgggggatccccccctccagccccatggTCAGCAGCGCCAACAACCCCAACAAGTCCGAGATCCCCGACCGGCACAAGGACGGCGCCGGCAATAcg CCCAACCTGCCGTCGAGCGTGATGGCGCGCAGGAACACCTACGTCTGCACCGAGCGCCCCGGCGCCGCTGACCGCCACTCGCTGCTGCCGAACGGCAAGGAGAACAG CTCCGTCTCCGGCCGGGTTCCCCCGGCGTCCCCCTCCAGCCACAGcatcgccgccgccgccgcttccTCGGAGCGCGCCCGCCTGGCGCGGGGCACCACGGTGCGCAGCACCTTCCACGGCGGCCAGGTCCGGGATCGGCGAAACGCCGGCGGTCCCAACGggccccccgcctcccccacGCTGCCGCCCGAGGCGACGCCGCTGCCGCAGAGCCGCTCCCGCGCCACCTCCAACCTCTTCAGCAAGCTGACTTCCAAACTCACCCGCAG gGTCACTCTTGACCCCTCTAAGCGGCAGAGCTCTAATAGGTGCGTCTCGGGCACCCCCACGCCTCCAGGAGCCAAAATCA GGTCGCAGACGAACCTGAGGGAATCGGGGGACCTGCGCTCACAAG TTGCCATCTACCTTGGGATCAAGCGGAAGCCGAACCCCGGCTGCTCCGATGCCCCTGGCATGTGA
- the CKM gene encoding creatine kinase M-type — protein MPFSSTHNKHKLNFSAEEEFPDLTKHNNHMAKVLTPALYQRLRDKETPSGFTLDDVIQTGVDNPGHPFIMTVGCVAGDEESYEVFKDLFDPVIQDRHGGYKPTDKHRTDLNHENLKGGEDLDPKYVLSSRVRTGRSIKGYSLPPHCSRGERRAIEKLSVNALNSLEGEFKGRYYPLKAMTEQEQQQLIDDHFLFDKPVSPLLLASGMARDWPDARGIWHNDNKTFLVWVNEEDHLRVISMEKGGNMKEVFRRFCVGLKKIEEIFKKAGHPFMWTEHLGYILTCPSNLGTGLRGGVHVRLPKLSQHPKFEEILKRLRLQKRGTGGVDTAAVGAVFDISNADRLGFSEVEQVQMVVDGVKLMVEMEKKLEQNQPIDDMIPAQK, from the exons ATGCCGTTCAGCAGCACCCACAACAAGCACAAGTTGAATTTCTCGGCCGAGGAGGAGTTCCCGGACCTGACGAAGCACAACAACCACATGGCCAAGGTCCTCACCCCCGCGCTCTACCAGCGTCTGCGCGACAAGGAGACCCCCAGCGGCTTCACCCTCGATGACGTCATCCAGACCGGCGTCGACAACCCCG GCCACCCCTTCATCATGACGGTGGGCTGCGTGGCCGGGGACGAGGAGTCCTACGAGGTCTTCAAGGACCTCTTCGACCCAGTGATCCAGGACCGCCACGGCGGCTACAAACCCACTGACAAACACCGCACCGACCTCAACCACGAGAACCTCAAG ggaggggaggaccTGGACCCTAAGTACGTGCTGAGCAGCCGGGTGCGCACGGGGCGCAGCATCAAGGGCTACTCCCTGCCCCCCCACTGCAGCCGGGGGGAGCGCCGTGCCATCGAGAAGCTGTCAGTCAACg CCCTGAACAGCCTGGAAGGGGAGTTCAAGGGCCGGTACTACCCGCTGAAGGCCATGacggagcaggagcagcagcagctcatcGATGACCACTTCCTCTTCGACAAGCCGGTCTCGCCCCTGCTGCTGGCCTCGGGCATGGCCCGCGACTGGCCCGACGCCCGCGGCATCTG gcaCAATGACAACAAGACCTTCCTGGTGTGGGTGAACGAGGAGGACCACCTCCGCGTCATCTCCATGGAGAAGGGGGGCAACATGAAGGAGGTGTTCAGGCGCTTCTGCGTCGGCCTCAAGAAg ATCGAGGAGATCTTCAAGAAGGCTGGGCACCCCTTCATGTGGACCGAGCACCTGGGCTACATCCTGACCTgcccctccaacctgggcacggGGCTGCGCGGGGGGGTCCACGTCCGCCTGCCCAAGCTCAGCCAGCACCCCAAGTTCGAGGAGATCCTCAAGCGTCTCCGTCTCCAGAAGCGGGGCacag gcggTGTGGACACGGCAGCCGTGGGCGCCGTCTTTGACATCTCCAACGCCGACCGCCTGGGCTTCTCGGAGGTGGAGCAGGTGCAGATGGTGGTGGACGGGGTGAAGCTGATGGTGGAGATGGAGAAGAAGCTGGAGCAGAACCAGCCCATCGACGACATGATCCCTGCCCAGAAATaa